Within the [Enterobacter] lignolyticus SCF1 genome, the region GCTCAACGGAGCCCATCAGCATGTAGTACAGCGCAAGGAAGATAGGCATCTGGATAATCAGCGGGAAGCAACCACCCAGCGGGTTTACTTTCTCTGCTTTATACAGGGCCATCATCTCCTGGCTCTGGCGCTGTTTGTCATCGCCCAGACGCTCGCGCATGGCCTGAATCTTCGGCTGCAGCATACGCATCTTCGCCATGGAGGTGTACTGCGCTTTGGTCAGCGGGTACATGATGCCACGAACGATGAAGGTGATAACGATGATGGAGAAGCCCCAGTTGCCGAGGAAGCTGTGGATGAACTTCAGCAGCTTGAACAGCGGCTGAGAGATGAACCACAGCCAGCCGTAGTCAACGGTCAGATCCAGGTGCGGCGCAACGGCAGCCATTTTGTCCTGAATTTCCGGGCCAACCCACAGGGTGCTGCCCACGGTGCCGGTCTGGCCTGGCTGAATCAGCGTCGGCTGAGATTTGTAGCCGATAGCCGCAATGCCGTTGCCGAGATTCGCGGTGTAGAAGTTGTTGGTGCCGTCGTTACGCGGAACCCATGCGGTCGCGAAGTACTGCTGCAGCATCGCAACCCAGCCGTCTTTGGCACTAACGTTCAGGTTCTCGTTATCGGCGATGGTATCGAATTTGTATTTTTCGTACTTCGCATCAGGCGTGGAGTACGCCGCGCCGCGGAAGGTGTGCAGCGCAAAGTTGCTGCTGCCCGTATCGCGATGCGTCGGCAGATTGATGGACTGCTTCAGCTGACCGAAGGTGGAGATTTCCAGCGGCTTATCGCTGCTGTTCTTCACGCTGTAGTCAACGTTAACGGCATATTCGCCACGCTTCAGCACAAAGGTCTTGGTGAAGGTGTTGCCCGCTTTGTCGGTCCAGGTCAGCGGGATGCTGATTTCGTTCTGACCGTCTGCCAGGACA harbors:
- the yidC gene encoding membrane protein insertase YidC; translated protein: MDSQRNLLIIALLFVSFMIWQAWEQDKNPQPQQQTTQTTTTAAGSAADQGVPASGQGKLITVKTDVLDLTINTRGGDVEQAELLAYPKELGSNEPFQLLETTPQFIYQAQSGLTGRDGPDNPANGPRPLYSVDKDTFVLADGQNEISIPLTWTDKAGNTFTKTFVLKRGEYAVNVDYSVKNSSDKPLEISTFGQLKQSINLPTHRDTGSSNFALHTFRGAAYSTPDAKYEKYKFDTIADNENLNVSAKDGWVAMLQQYFATAWVPRNDGTNNFYTANLGNGIAAIGYKSQPTLIQPGQTGTVGSTLWVGPEIQDKMAAVAPHLDLTVDYGWLWFISQPLFKLLKFIHSFLGNWGFSIIVITFIVRGIMYPLTKAQYTSMAKMRMLQPKIQAMRERLGDDKQRQSQEMMALYKAEKVNPLGGCFPLIIQMPIFLALYYMLMGSVELRHAPFALWIHDLSAQDPYYILPILMGVTMFFIQKMSPTTVTDPMQQKIMTFMPVIFTVFFLWFPSGLVLYYIVSNLVTIIQQQLIYRGLEKRGLHSREKKKS